The proteins below come from a single Crossiella sp. CA-258035 genomic window:
- a CDS encoding FAD-dependent monooxygenase, with the protein METTVLVVGAGPTGLTLACSLLSRGVPVRVVDQARAASVTSRALGLHPRGVEVLDRLGALADLPERAVRVAGVSVNVRGVELARIRVDQVRLASRHRTLLISQAAVEAELRALLARLGGKVEWGHEVVGLTQDGRGGEVSLRHGGGTETVRADWVVGCDGAGSAVRRLGGFGFPGERVVENFLLADVHLDWGLPRDTAATWISPDGVFAAFPLPEPNLWRLVAPYDRAVEADDVLGRLSEILPARTGYHGVRFDGALWTSVFRIHRRLAETYRRGRVLLAGDAAHIHSPFGGQGLNTGIGDADNLGWKLALVAGGRADPALLDTYEAERRPVAAAVLEHTTGLTRLLLGQGRLRRFLRDRVAAPLVNLAPVQRRLARAASQLDTHYRRGPLAPWRFAPWTAGLRPGQRVPDLACRRVDGSATRLHAELRGRWALLGRHEPVAAVVRELLGDEVVLLDRPGEQVWLVRPDAHLGWRGRPDPAKLHRWLEMVLRTGRAG; encoded by the coding sequence GTGGAGACAACAGTGCTGGTGGTCGGGGCTGGGCCCACCGGGTTGACGTTGGCCTGTTCGTTGCTGAGCCGGGGGGTGCCGGTGCGGGTGGTCGACCAGGCCCGCGCTGCCTCGGTGACCTCGCGGGCGCTGGGGCTGCACCCGCGGGGTGTGGAGGTGCTGGACCGGTTGGGGGCGCTGGCGGATCTGCCGGAGCGGGCGGTCCGGGTGGCCGGGGTCAGCGTCAACGTGCGCGGGGTGGAGCTGGCCCGGATCCGGGTCGACCAGGTGCGGCTGGCCAGCCGGCACCGGACCCTGCTGATCTCGCAGGCGGCGGTGGAGGCGGAGTTGCGGGCGTTGCTGGCGCGGCTGGGCGGCAAGGTCGAGTGGGGGCACGAGGTGGTCGGGCTGACGCAGGACGGGCGGGGCGGGGAGGTCTCGCTCCGGCACGGTGGGGGCACCGAGACCGTGCGCGCGGACTGGGTGGTGGGCTGTGACGGGGCGGGTAGCGCGGTGCGGCGGCTGGGCGGGTTCGGCTTTCCCGGGGAGCGGGTGGTGGAGAACTTCCTGCTTGCCGACGTGCACCTGGACTGGGGGCTGCCCAGGGACACCGCGGCCACCTGGATCAGCCCGGACGGGGTGTTCGCCGCGTTCCCGCTGCCGGAGCCGAACCTGTGGCGGCTGGTCGCGCCCTACGACCGGGCGGTCGAGGCGGACGACGTGCTGGGGCGGTTGAGCGAGATCCTGCCCGCGCGCACCGGCTACCACGGGGTGCGCTTCGACGGGGCGCTGTGGACCTCGGTGTTCCGCATCCACCGCCGACTGGCCGAGACCTACCGGCGGGGCCGGGTGCTGCTGGCCGGGGACGCCGCGCACATCCACAGCCCGTTCGGCGGGCAGGGCCTCAACACCGGGATCGGGGACGCGGACAACCTGGGCTGGAAGCTGGCGCTGGTGGCCGGGGGACGGGCGGATCCGGCGCTGCTGGACACCTACGAAGCCGAGCGGCGGCCGGTCGCCGCGGCGGTGCTGGAGCACACCACCGGCCTGACCCGGCTGCTGCTCGGGCAGGGGCGGCTGCGGCGGTTCCTGCGGGACCGGGTGGCCGCGCCGCTGGTGAACCTGGCTCCGGTGCAGCGGCGGCTGGCCAGGGCCGCCTCCCAGCTGGACACGCACTACCGGCGCGGGCCGCTGGCGCCGTGGCGGTTCGCGCCGTGGACGGCAGGGCTGCGGCCTGGGCAGCGGGTGCCGGACCTGGCCTGCCGCCGGGTGGACGGTTCGGCGACCCGGTTGCACGCGGAGCTGCGCGGGCGGTGGGCGCTGCTGGGCAGGCACGAGCCGGTGGCGGCGGTGGTGCGGGAGCTGCTCGGGGACGAGGTGGTGCTGCTGGACCGGCCGGGCGAGCAGGTGTGGCTGGTGCGGCCGGACGCGCACCTGGGCTGGCGTGGGCGGCCGGATCCGGCGAAGCTGCACCGGTGGTTGGAGATGGTGCTGCGGACCGGGCGGGCCGGGTGA
- the nagA gene encoding N-acetylglucosamine-6-phosphate deacetylase yields the protein MKLVGGKVVTPGGVLDDGWVRVEGGLITEVGAGSANGQGATEEVVDVSGQWVVPGFVDIHCHGGGGESFSNPDQQRVLKAATAHRRHGTTTLLASLVSGPIPDMSRQIAALAELTQDGLLAGVHLEGPFLSAARCGAHDPAILRPPAKADVQTLLDAGRGAVRMVTLAPELDNGVDAVRQLVDQEVIAAIGHTDGTEAQVRPAVDAGATVATHLFNGMRPLHHREPGPIGALLDDERVTVELICDLVHLHPTTIRLAARHAGLGRTVLITDAIAAAGVGDGVYDVGGLEVTVTDGVPTLAGGGSLAGSTLTMDAAFRNLVLECGLSVTDAATACSTRPAGLLGLTKVTGSISAGLSADLVVLDAGLRPARVLHRGEWVS from the coding sequence ATGAAACTCGTCGGCGGCAAGGTCGTCACTCCCGGTGGTGTGCTCGATGACGGCTGGGTTCGGGTCGAGGGCGGACTGATCACCGAGGTCGGCGCGGGCTCGGCCAACGGGCAGGGCGCGACCGAGGAGGTCGTCGACGTCTCCGGCCAGTGGGTGGTCCCCGGGTTCGTGGACATCCACTGCCACGGCGGCGGTGGCGAGTCCTTCTCCAACCCCGATCAGCAGCGGGTGCTCAAGGCCGCCACCGCTCACCGGCGGCACGGCACGACCACCCTGCTCGCCAGCCTGGTGTCCGGGCCGATCCCGGACATGTCCCGGCAGATCGCGGCGCTGGCCGAGCTAACCCAGGACGGCTTGCTCGCGGGCGTGCACCTGGAGGGCCCGTTCCTGTCCGCGGCCCGCTGCGGCGCCCACGACCCGGCGATCCTGCGGCCGCCGGCCAAGGCCGACGTGCAGACCCTGCTGGACGCCGGTCGCGGCGCCGTGCGCATGGTGACCCTGGCCCCCGAGCTGGACAACGGCGTGGACGCCGTCCGCCAGCTCGTCGACCAGGAGGTCATCGCCGCCATCGGCCACACCGACGGCACCGAGGCCCAGGTCCGCCCGGCCGTGGACGCCGGGGCGACCGTGGCCACGCACCTGTTCAACGGCATGCGCCCGCTGCACCACCGCGAGCCCGGCCCGATCGGCGCCCTGCTGGACGACGAGCGGGTCACCGTCGAGCTGATCTGCGACCTGGTGCACCTGCACCCGACCACGATCCGCCTCGCCGCCCGGCACGCCGGACTGGGACGCACCGTCCTGATCACCGACGCCATCGCGGCCGCCGGTGTCGGCGACGGCGTGTACGACGTCGGCGGCCTGGAGGTCACGGTCACCGACGGCGTGCCGACGCTGGCCGGCGGCGGCTCCCTGGCCGGCAGCACCCTGACCATGGACGCGGCCTTCCGCAACCTGGTCCTGGAGTGCGGCCTCAGCGTCACCGACGCGGCAACCGCCTGCTCGACCCGACCGGCCGGCCTGCTTGGGCTGACCAAGGTGACCGGCTCGATCAGCGCGGGCCTGTCCGCAGACCTGGTCGTGCTGGACGCCGGACTGCGCCCGGCACGGGTGCTGCACCGCGGCGAGTGGGTGTCCTGA
- a CDS encoding FAD-linked oxidase C-terminal domain-containing protein — MKSVELLDQLHRVLGADGVITDPDVTESYRRDMMPLAPHGAPLAVVLPGDTAQVQAVVRACAAAGTPIVPRGAGSGLSGAANAVDGCVVLATTRMNRILEVDPDNRLAVVEPGVVNLDLRHAVEKEGLFYPPDPSSYDWCTIGGNVATNAGGLCCVKYGVTTDSVLGLEVVLASGELLRTGRRTVKGVAGYDLTKLFVGSEGTLGVVTQATLALRPLPQAPATMVAAFPSTEAAGAAVTGVVREGLVPSLMEIMDAASIRAVEAHLNTELGAGSGSAALLICQSDAGGEVARRELEKIEQLCLAAGAELAYVTTDLAEGQLLLTARRAVLGALEVYGAWLTDDVCVPRTRIAELISGCAEISARRDLLIAVVGHAGDGNMHPTIAYDPADADQFARAKLAFDEILEVGLALGGTVTGEHGIGKIKREWLAREIGEVGLAAHRAIKRALDPENLFNPGSMFALD; from the coding sequence GTGAAAAGCGTCGAACTGCTTGACCAGCTCCACCGGGTTCTCGGTGCGGACGGGGTCATCACCGACCCGGACGTCACCGAGAGCTACCGCCGGGACATGATGCCGCTCGCGCCGCACGGCGCGCCGCTGGCCGTCGTGCTGCCCGGCGACACCGCGCAGGTCCAGGCCGTGGTCAGGGCCTGCGCGGCGGCAGGCACCCCGATCGTGCCTCGCGGCGCGGGCAGCGGCCTCTCCGGCGCGGCCAACGCGGTCGACGGCTGCGTGGTGCTGGCCACCACCAGGATGAACCGCATCCTGGAGGTCGACCCGGACAACCGGCTCGCCGTGGTCGAACCCGGCGTGGTCAACCTGGACCTGCGGCACGCCGTGGAGAAGGAAGGCCTGTTCTACCCGCCGGACCCGTCCAGCTACGACTGGTGCACCATCGGTGGCAACGTGGCCACCAACGCGGGCGGCCTGTGCTGCGTGAAGTACGGCGTGACCACCGACTCGGTGCTCGGCCTGGAGGTGGTGCTGGCCAGCGGCGAGCTGCTGCGCACCGGCCGCCGCACGGTCAAGGGCGTGGCCGGCTACGACCTGACCAAGCTGTTCGTCGGCAGCGAGGGCACCCTCGGCGTGGTCACCCAGGCCACCCTGGCGCTGCGCCCGCTGCCGCAGGCCCCGGCCACCATGGTCGCCGCGTTCCCCTCCACCGAGGCCGCGGGCGCCGCGGTCACCGGCGTGGTGCGCGAGGGCCTGGTGCCGTCCCTGATGGAGATCATGGACGCGGCCTCCATCCGCGCGGTCGAGGCGCACCTGAACACCGAGCTGGGCGCGGGCAGCGGCAGCGCGGCCCTGCTGATCTGCCAGTCCGACGCCGGCGGCGAGGTGGCCAGGCGGGAGCTGGAGAAGATCGAGCAGCTGTGCCTGGCCGCGGGCGCCGAGCTCGCCTACGTCACCACCGACCTGGCCGAGGGCCAGCTGCTGCTGACCGCCCGCCGCGCGGTGCTCGGCGCACTGGAGGTCTACGGCGCCTGGCTCACCGACGACGTGTGCGTGCCGCGCACCAGGATCGCCGAGCTGATCAGCGGCTGCGCCGAGATCAGCGCCCGCAGGGACCTGCTGATCGCGGTGGTCGGGCATGCCGGCGACGGCAACATGCACCCCACCATCGCCTACGACCCGGCGGATGCGGACCAGTTCGCCCGCGCCAAGCTCGCCTTCGACGAGATCCTGGAGGTCGGCCTGGCCCTGGGCGGCACGGTCACCGGCGAACACGGCATCGGCAAGATCAAACGGGAGTGGCTGGCCAGGGAGATCGGCGAGGTCGGCCTGGCCGCGCACCGGGCGATCAAACGCGCGCTGGACCCGGAGAACCTGTTCAACCCGGGTTCGATGTTCGCGCTGGACTGA
- a CDS encoding VTT domain-containing protein — MPLALFGIDWLDPVYLIQQMGHFALIGLCLIVFAECGAFAFFLPGDSLLFIAGFFAVNGAFGVPTWVVAVLLTISGILGNAVGYWIGWKAGPTLFNRPNSKIFKPEYAAKTHEFFERYGARAIILARFVPVVRTFITAVAGIGRMDPKKYFTYSVIGGIAWAAGLTFLGAALGNVPLVKNNIEAALILIVFLSILPIIFEFIRERRKRRKLPDIGESHTQVIPKI, encoded by the coding sequence GTGCCGCTCGCTCTCTTCGGGATCGACTGGCTGGATCCGGTCTACCTCATCCAGCAAATGGGGCACTTCGCGCTGATCGGTCTGTGCCTCATCGTGTTCGCCGAGTGCGGGGCCTTCGCGTTCTTCCTGCCCGGCGACTCGCTGTTGTTCATCGCGGGGTTCTTCGCGGTCAACGGCGCGTTCGGGGTGCCGACCTGGGTTGTCGCGGTGTTGCTGACCATCTCGGGCATCCTGGGCAACGCGGTGGGGTACTGGATCGGGTGGAAGGCTGGGCCGACGTTGTTCAACCGGCCCAACTCCAAGATCTTCAAGCCGGAGTACGCGGCGAAGACGCATGAGTTCTTCGAGCGGTACGGGGCTCGGGCGATCATCCTGGCCCGCTTCGTGCCGGTGGTGCGGACCTTCATCACCGCGGTGGCCGGGATCGGCCGGATGGATCCGAAGAAGTACTTCACCTACTCGGTCATCGGCGGTATCGCCTGGGCCGCGGGGCTGACCTTCCTCGGTGCGGCGCTGGGCAACGTGCCGCTGGTGAAGAACAACATCGAAGCGGCGCTGATCCTGATCGTGTTCCTCTCGATCCTGCCGATCATCTTCGAGTTCATCCGGGAGCGGCGGAAGCGGCGCAAGCTGCCGGACATCGGTGAGTCGCACACCCAGGTGATCCCCAAGATCTGA
- a CDS encoding TetR/AcrR family transcriptional regulator, whose amino-acid sequence MRGRPRDPGTDTAILRAALDLFIEGGVEGASIEQIARRAGVARLTVYRRWASKELLLAQAIEFGRDSFLSPADALAMFADGEVTRAKLVEIMVQATSDDRFRRLIGRLAGAATDHPELMRAYAENYVRPRKDIAMRLLRLLQEHGELPPELDLEMLLESLAGVVTYLMLMDPARHAPEQARAYLNRFLDMVVSPARTSNPG is encoded by the coding sequence GTGAGGGGCCGTCCGCGTGATCCGGGGACGGACACGGCGATCCTGCGCGCCGCCCTCGACCTGTTCATCGAGGGCGGGGTGGAGGGCGCCAGCATCGAGCAGATCGCCAGGCGCGCCGGGGTCGCCCGGCTCACCGTGTACCGGCGGTGGGCGAGCAAGGAGCTGTTGCTGGCGCAGGCGATCGAGTTCGGCAGGGACAGCTTCCTCAGCCCTGCCGATGCGCTGGCCATGTTCGCCGACGGCGAGGTCACCAGGGCCAAGCTGGTGGAGATCATGGTGCAGGCGACCAGCGACGACCGGTTCCGGCGGCTGATCGGGCGGCTGGCCGGGGCCGCGACCGACCACCCCGAGCTGATGCGGGCCTACGCGGAGAACTACGTGCGGCCGCGCAAGGACATCGCGATGCGGCTGCTCCGGCTGTTGCAGGAGCACGGTGAGCTGCCGCCGGAGCTGGACCTGGAGATGCTGCTGGAAAGCCTGGCCGGGGTGGTCACCTACCTGATGCTGATGGACCCGGCGCGGCACGCGCCCGAGCAGGCCCGCGCCTACCTGAACCGGTTCCTGGACATGGTGGTCAGTCCAGCGCGAACATCGAACCCGGGTTGA